GGTACTCGTGCCCGTAGCCGAGTTCCTTCATCAGCTTGGTGGGCGCGTTGCGCAGGTGGACGGGCACCTCGCGCGACTTGTCCTTCTTGACGAACGCCATGGCGGCGTTGAAGGCGTTGTAGCCGGCATTGCTCTTGGCGGCGATGGCCAGGTAGACGACGGCCTGCCCCAGCGCCAGCTCGCCCTCCGGGGAACCCAGCCGTTCATACGTTTCGGCGGCGTCGTTGACGATGGTCAGCGCGCGCGGATCGGCCAGGCCGATGTCTTCCCAGGCCATGCGCACGATGCGGCGGGCCAGGTAGCGCGGGTCGGCGCCGCCGTCGATCATGCGGCAGAACCAGTACAGCGCCGCATCCGGGTGCGAGCCGCGCACCGATTTGTGCAGCGCCGAGATCTGGTCGTAGAAATTGTCGCCGCCCTTGTCGAAGCGGCGCGCGTTCAGCGTCATCGCGTTCTCGACGAACTTCGCGTCGATGTGCGTGATGCGCGACGAACGGGCCGCCGTATCGGCCTGCTCCAGCAGGTTCAGGAAACGGCGCGCGTCGCCATCGGCAAAGCCGACCAGCGTGTCGACGGCCACGTCGTCGAACGTCAGTGCCGTCAAGGCGGAAGCGCGCGCCTTGTCGAGCAGTTGCCGCATCTCGTCGTCGGTCAGCGACTTGAGCACGTACACCTGGGCGCGCGACAGCAATGCCGAGTTGACTTCGAAGCTGGGGTTTTCCGTGGTGGCGCCGATGAACGTCACCAGGCCCGATTCGACGAACGGCAGCAGCGCATCCTGCTGCGCCTTGTTGAAGCGGTGGATCTCGTCGACGAACAGGATGGTGTTGCGGCCGAACTGGTCGAGGTTCTGCTGCGCCTGTTCCATCGCGGCGC
Above is a window of Pseudoduganella dura DNA encoding:
- a CDS encoding replication-associated recombination protein A; amino-acid sequence: MADLFSTEPRQPLAEALRPKTLDEVIGQGHLLGEGKPLRLAFQAGKPHSMILWGPPGVGKTTLARLTANAFDSEFIALSAVFAGVKDIRAAMEQAQQNLDQFGRNTILFVDEIHRFNKAQQDALLPFVESGLVTFIGATTENPSFEVNSALLSRAQVYVLKSLTDDEMRQLLDKARASALTALTFDDVAVDTLVGFADGDARRFLNLLEQADTAARSSRITHIDAKFVENAMTLNARRFDKGGDNFYDQISALHKSVRGSHPDAALYWFCRMIDGGADPRYLARRIVRMAWEDIGLADPRALTIVNDAAETYERLGSPEGELALGQAVVYLAIAAKSNAGYNAFNAAMAFVKKDKSREVPVHLRNAPTKLMKELGYGHEYRYAHDEPNAYAAGETYLPDGIPEPRWYKPVPRGVEGKIAEKLAWLRGLDKQAGED